In Bacillus rossius redtenbacheri isolate Brsri chromosome 15, Brsri_v3, whole genome shotgun sequence, one genomic interval encodes:
- the LOC134539297 gene encoding uncharacterized protein LOC134539297: MNYKMTPTIVLIASFLVVKATAGTLDREQLLEYNRTKNWVSLHSYLSGALEDTNPMAYEQVQAISRYVTNPMYLIGWRGYDYLAEELAIPEGCADITDSSGHAVLHGAALANHVISASLQLARGADSEVKDSDGNWLMAEWLWNHGARDLSGSSLQDLAQPASGTQHCLTSS; the protein is encoded by the exons ATGAATTACAAGATGACACCAACTATCGTTTTAATCGCATCCTTTCTGGTGGTCAAGGCCACAGCTGGCACCCTGGATCGTGAGCAG CTCCTGGAATACAACCGGACCAAGAACTGGGTCTCCCTGCACTCGTACCTGAGCGGGGCGCTGGAAGACACCAACCCCATGGCTTACGAGCAGGTGCAAGCGATCTCGCGGTACGTCACCAACCCGATGTACCTGATCGGCTGGAGAGGCTACGACTACCTGGCGGAGGAGCTGGCGATCCCCGAGGGCTGCGCAGACATCACGGACAGCTCAGGCCACGCCGTGCTGCACGGCGCCGCGCTCGCCAACCACGTCATCAGCGCCAGTCTGCAGCTGGCGCGCGGTGCTGACAGCGAGGTGAAGGACAGCGACGGCAACTGGCTGATGGCTGAATGGCTGTGGAATCACGGAGCTCGCGATCTCTCAGGGTCGTCGCTTCAGGACTTGGCTCAGCCGGCCAGTGGAACCCAACACTGCCTCACATCGAGTTAG